A window of Citrus sinensis cultivar Valencia sweet orange chromosome 7, DVS_A1.0, whole genome shotgun sequence contains these coding sequences:
- the LOC102622646 gene encoding uncharacterized protein LOC102622646 has translation MTGSNETTKAQGQGNEGDKTSNAKDQKIKTDIDSVMQVTRYILKNDWKDLEEYIMSKTSNTLTDKITGGLSIFDLIVNSDAPPMFLDKLVSKVHQNFLQEWVSNEGNACMVHAATGGKSKLIEILMRYNANLPNVRDKSKLLPIHKAAQLGQRDTVRYLLSKTTEHLDGHDWSTLLKDLINCNLFDIALNLLKEYPEIARGEIADTGKILELLSKRPKAFASGSRLGFWKGLLYRWIPAQEEYGPHPHLHSENADGDLEKQLSETSPFAFGSLHKKLKTVLWNSLTRIAPSIKSIRNTKLAHKQTLEILRIICVGAVDIATAAKETENVLKKPMFTAAKFGIYEIVMEIIISYFPWSLSFSNEDGDDIFHAAVKHRQENVFNIIFNMPKAQTFFVADIDVKGVNILHSAARSVPSSEVSGAALQMQRELQWFKEKKIRDVRTENTNS, from the exons atgacgGGTAGCAACGAAACCACAAAAGCGCAAGGGCAGGGCAATGAGGGTGATAAAACTTCGAATGCAAAAG ATCAGAAGATAAAAACTGATATTGATAGCGTCATGCAAGTTACGAGGTATATACTGAAGAATGATTGGAAAGATTTAGAAGAATACATAATGAGCAAGACTTCAAATACCTTGACCGACAAAATTACCGGTGGATTGTCCATTTTTGATCTTATTGTTAACTCAGATGCGCCCCCTATGTTTTTAGACAAGCTTGTATCAAAAGTCCATCAAAATTTCTTACAAGAATGGGTAAGTAATGAAGGCAATGCATGTATGGTGCATGCTGCTACTGGTGGAAAGTCAAAGTTGATCGAAATCCTTATGCGTTACAACGCAAATTTGCCAAACGTAAGGGacaaatcaaaattacttCCTATTCATAAAGCAGCGCAACTTGGCCAAAGGGACACTGTTCGTTATCTACTCTCAAAGACTACAGAACACTTGGATGGCCATGATTGGAGTACCCTGCTTAAAGATCTGATTAATTGTAATCTCTTTG ATATAGCTCTTAATTTATTGAAGGAATATCCAGAGATAGCTCGTGGAGAAATTGCTGACACTGGAAAAATTTTAGAGTTATTGAGTAAAAGGCCTAAGGCGTTTGCAAGCGGGAGCCGACTTGGATTCTGGAAAGGCTTACTGTATCGAT GGATTCCTGCACAAGAAGAGTATGGTCCTCACCCTCACCTTCACTCTGAGAATGCAGATGGAGACCTGGAGAAGCAGCTCAGTGAAACATCCCCTTTTGCATTTG GTTCtttgcataaaaaattaaagactgTGCTCTGGAACAGCCTCACGCGGATAG CCCCGAGCATAAAATCGATACGTAATACAAAGTTAGCACATAAGCAAACACTTGAGATATTAAGGATCATATGTGTGGGAGCGGTAGATATTGCGACTGCAGCAAAAGAAACTGAAAATGTATTGAAGAAGCCCATGTTCACTGCTGCAAAATTTGGAATTTACGAGATTGTCATGGAAATTATTATCTCTTATTTCCCTTGGTCATTATCATTCAGTAATGAAGATGGAGATGACATATTCCATGCTGCAGTTAAACATCGccaagaaaatgtttttaatatcatatttaatatGCCAAAAGCTCAGACATTTTTTGTGGCCGACATCGATGTAAAAGGGGTCAACATCTTGCACTCAGCTGCAAGGTCGGTACCTTCAAGTGAAGTCTCTGGTGCAGCATTGCAGATGCAGAGGGAGTTGCAATGGTTCAAg
- the LOC102622138 gene encoding tubby-like protein 8 isoform X1, with protein sequence MTGFKKPTVPHQSSYNPLYVNPFTELKHNRSCCEGGAGGGGEESAVFSDNKENAEPNKKQNVNNNNNNHKHIDNSIFNKDGGDRENAAPKNGLALKSLSTNRWSGADVPIRQVSHFKSLSTERILKPSSLEFCMQMNEPDKAFGSRVWDPTESENSSSLNIWDYSDSEAAPASSWSTLPNRALLSRPLPLDIGRCTCVIVKEASPHGGFLYSLYTYEGQGRQNRKLAVAQHKRCKGKSEFTIAQNTRGIKSNSDDSFIGMVTSNLMGSKYLIRDQSSRLSSIKKQSNPLLAVVTFIPTIATWTGSYRSMRAYIPKHQSMLLKNNTTQISSTDSKQPHINGLPKDWQGKVDKVHKLSSRIPHYNNISKQYELDFRDRGRAGLRIQSSVKNFQLMLEENGKQTILQLGRVGKSKYVMDFRYPLTGYQAFSICLASIDSKLCCTI encoded by the exons ATGACAGGCTTCAAGAAACCCACAGTTCCACATCAATCTTCGTACAATCCCCTCTATGTTAATCCCTTCACTGAACTAAAACACAATCGCAGCTGCTGTGAAGGTGGAGCtggaggaggaggagaagaGTCGGCCGTTTTCAGCGACAACAAAGAAAATGCAGAGCCAAACAAGAAGCAGAAtgttaacaataataacaacaatcaTAAGCATATCGACAACAGTATCTTTAATAAAGATGGGGGTGACAGAGAAAATGCTGCTCCCAAAAATGGGTTAGCTCTGAAATCCTTGTCCACGAACCGGTGGTCTGGTGCTGATGTGCCCATCAGACAGGTTTCACATTTCAAGTCTTTATCTACTGAGAGAATCTTGAAGCCTTCATCTCTTGAGTTTTGCATGCAAATGAATGAGCCCGATAAGGCTTTTGGGTCCAGAGTTTGGGATCCTACTGAGTCTGAGAATTCGAGTTCTTTGAATATTTGGGACTACTCTGATTCTGAGGCAGCCCCTGCTTCTTCTTGGTCTACACTTCCTAATAG GGCATTGTTGTCCAGGCCATTGCCATTGGACATTGGGAGATGTACTTGTGTAATTGTGAAGGAAGCATCTCCACATGGGGGTTTTCTTTACTCACTTTACACTTAC GAAGGTCAGGGACGACAGAACAGAAAACTAGCTGTAGCTCAGCACAAGCGGTGTAAGGGAAAGTCAGAGTTTACAATAGCTCAGAATACAAGGGGAATAAAGTCGAATTCAGATGATAGTTTCATTGGGATGGTGACCTCAAATCTCATGGGTTCGAAATACCTTATAAGGGATCAG AGTAGCCGTCTCAGTTCAATTAAAAAGCAATCTAATCCGCTCCTTGCTGTTGTAAC ATTCATTCCTACGATAGCCACTTGGACAGGAAGCTACAGAAGTATGCGGGCATATATACCCAAGCATCAGTCCATGCTATTGAAGAATAATACTACCCAGATCAGCTCAACAGATTCTAAG CAGCCACATATTAACGGACTGCCCAAGGATTGGCAGGGAAAAGTGGATAAAGTTCACAAGCTTTCTTCGAGGATTCCtcattataataat atTTCAAAGCAGTATGAGTTGGACTTTAGAGACAGGGGAAGAGCTGGACTAAGAATCCAAAGTTCAGTAAAGAATTTTCAGCTTATGCTGGAG GAGAATGGGAAGCAGACGATTTTGCAGCTTGGTCGGGTGGGGAAGTCAAAATATGTGATGGATTTCAG ATATCCTTTGACTGGTTACCAAGCATTCAGCATTTGCTTGGCTTCGATTGATTCAAAGCTGTGTTGCACAATATGA
- the LOC102622138 gene encoding tubby-like protein 8 isoform X2 encodes MTGFKKPTVPHQSSYNPLYVNPFTELKHNRSCCEGGAGGGGEESAVFSDNKENAEPNKKQNVNNNNNNHKHIDNSIFNKDGGDRENAAPKNGLALKSLSTNRWSGADVPIRQVSHFKSLSTERILKPSSLEFCMQMNEPDKAFGSRVWDPTESENSSSLNIWDYSDSEAAPASSWSTLPNRALLSRPLPLDIGRCTCVIVKEASPHGGFLYSLYTYEGQGRQNRKLAVAQHKRCKGKSEFTIAQNTRGIKSNSDDSFIGMVTSNLMGSKYLIRDQSSRLSSIKKQSNPLLAVVTFIPTIATWTGSYRSMRAYIPKHQSMLLKNNTTQISSTDSKPHINGLPKDWQGKVDKVHKLSSRIPHYNNISKQYELDFRDRGRAGLRIQSSVKNFQLMLEENGKQTILQLGRVGKSKYVMDFRYPLTGYQAFSICLASIDSKLCCTI; translated from the exons ATGACAGGCTTCAAGAAACCCACAGTTCCACATCAATCTTCGTACAATCCCCTCTATGTTAATCCCTTCACTGAACTAAAACACAATCGCAGCTGCTGTGAAGGTGGAGCtggaggaggaggagaagaGTCGGCCGTTTTCAGCGACAACAAAGAAAATGCAGAGCCAAACAAGAAGCAGAAtgttaacaataataacaacaatcaTAAGCATATCGACAACAGTATCTTTAATAAAGATGGGGGTGACAGAGAAAATGCTGCTCCCAAAAATGGGTTAGCTCTGAAATCCTTGTCCACGAACCGGTGGTCTGGTGCTGATGTGCCCATCAGACAGGTTTCACATTTCAAGTCTTTATCTACTGAGAGAATCTTGAAGCCTTCATCTCTTGAGTTTTGCATGCAAATGAATGAGCCCGATAAGGCTTTTGGGTCCAGAGTTTGGGATCCTACTGAGTCTGAGAATTCGAGTTCTTTGAATATTTGGGACTACTCTGATTCTGAGGCAGCCCCTGCTTCTTCTTGGTCTACACTTCCTAATAG GGCATTGTTGTCCAGGCCATTGCCATTGGACATTGGGAGATGTACTTGTGTAATTGTGAAGGAAGCATCTCCACATGGGGGTTTTCTTTACTCACTTTACACTTAC GAAGGTCAGGGACGACAGAACAGAAAACTAGCTGTAGCTCAGCACAAGCGGTGTAAGGGAAAGTCAGAGTTTACAATAGCTCAGAATACAAGGGGAATAAAGTCGAATTCAGATGATAGTTTCATTGGGATGGTGACCTCAAATCTCATGGGTTCGAAATACCTTATAAGGGATCAG AGTAGCCGTCTCAGTTCAATTAAAAAGCAATCTAATCCGCTCCTTGCTGTTGTAAC ATTCATTCCTACGATAGCCACTTGGACAGGAAGCTACAGAAGTATGCGGGCATATATACCCAAGCATCAGTCCATGCTATTGAAGAATAATACTACCCAGATCAGCTCAACAGATTCTAAG CCACATATTAACGGACTGCCCAAGGATTGGCAGGGAAAAGTGGATAAAGTTCACAAGCTTTCTTCGAGGATTCCtcattataataat atTTCAAAGCAGTATGAGTTGGACTTTAGAGACAGGGGAAGAGCTGGACTAAGAATCCAAAGTTCAGTAAAGAATTTTCAGCTTATGCTGGAG GAGAATGGGAAGCAGACGATTTTGCAGCTTGGTCGGGTGGGGAAGTCAAAATATGTGATGGATTTCAG ATATCCTTTGACTGGTTACCAAGCATTCAGCATTTGCTTGGCTTCGATTGATTCAAAGCTGTGTTGCACAATATGA
- the LOC127898741 gene encoding uncharacterized protein LOC127898741: MQMRADWGSLSFDISLSIPFVCLHNYGQNVVITGMKLGAIRNRKTTDSKRCNKSSEVLNAEGNGGRQCNYGFVTFFGEAVRGMKALDGTASSTREVRKEIGLEF, encoded by the exons ATGCAAATGAGGGCAGATTGGGGGAGCCTTTCTTTTGATATATCGTTATCAATACCATTTGTCTGCCTTCATAATTATGGACAAAATGTTGTGATTACAGGAATGAAGTTGGGGGCAATTCGTAATCGGAAGACGACGGATTCTAAACGCTGTAACAAATCTTCAGAAGTGCTTAATGCTGAAGGAAATGGAGGCAGACAATGCAACTATGGATTCGTAACGTTCTT TGGGGAAGCTGTACGTGGGATGAAGGCCTTGGATGGCACGGCAAGCAGTACAAGAGAG GTGCGCAAGGAAATAGGGTTGGAGTTTTAA